A single window of Crassostrea angulata isolate pt1a10 chromosome 8, ASM2561291v2, whole genome shotgun sequence DNA harbors:
- the LOC128159944 gene encoding transcription factor Sp9-like, which yields MEDFLPLCSSLEREQFTLQRLNSSGEEAEVTYDGCRSSSPSSSVWSLDSMDDEVYLEYLFSQGLADSIEKPDPVSPEIVTKCSPKVSSFCDSYCSQFFNIDQSLSPASSCGDRSGRDDVFEEESSSPESPDSEFVVLGVGLESLMHNYCAKPTNENNVSEYKIDLPKNTQFVAYSKGHHVSITRQPLSHSSANSLLSHTSLLNTIASAGAVSKPTIPRATNASGTKDPKNDEKIYHCTYNGCNKVYSKSSHLKAHLRRHTGEKPFSCTWPGCGWRFSRSDELARHKRSHSGIKPYQCKICEKKFSRSDHLSKHLKVHRKR from the coding sequence ATGGAAGATTTCCTTCCGCTGTGCTCTAGCTTGGAGAGGGAGCAGTTCACGTTACAGCGACTCAACTCATCCGGTGAGGAGGCGGAAGTAACGTACGACGGATGCCGGAGCAGCAGTCCATCTTCCTCAGTTTGGAGTTTAGATAGCATGGACGACGAAGTGTACTTGGAATACTTGTTCTCTCAGGGACTCGCGGACAGTATAGAAAAGCCCGACCCGGTGAGTCCAGAAATCGTCACCAAATGTAGCCCCAAAGTCTCTTCCTTCTGTGATTCGTACTGTAGCCAGTTTTTTAACATTGACCAATCGCTGTCGCCAGCGTCGTCGTGTGGTGACCGTTCCGGTAGGGACGACGTTTTCGAAGAGGAATCTTCTAGTCCCGAGTCGCCGGACAGTGAATTCGTTGTACTGGGAGTTGGACTGGAAAGTTTAATGCATAATTACTGTGCAAAGCCCACCAACGAAAACAATGTAAGTGAATATAAGATTGATTTACCCAAAAATACTCAGTTTGTGGCTTACTCTAAAGGCCATCACGTTAGTATCACTAGGCAACCGCTGTCTCACTCGTCTGCTAACTCGCTACTTTCGCATACTAGTCTCCTCAATACCATTGCCTCAGCAGGCGCTGTTTCGAAACCAACGATTCCAAGAGCAACAAACGCATCCGGAACCAAAGACCCCAAAAACGACGAGAAAATATACCACTGCACCTATAATGGATGCAACAAAGTTTACAGCAAGAGCTCTCATTTGAAAGCTCACTTGCGGCGACATACGGGTGAGAAACCATTCTCCTGCACTTGGCCCGGCTGCGGATGGAGGTTTTCACGCTCGGATGAACTTGCACGGCATAAACGATCGCATTCAGGAATTAAACCGTATCAGTGCAAAATTTGTGAGAAAAAGTTTTCGAGGTCCGACCATCTTTCGAAGCATTTAAAAGTTCATAGAAAACGATAA